In Paenibacillus sp. FSL M7-0420, a single genomic region encodes these proteins:
- the rpsA gene encoding 30S ribosomal protein S1: MSEEIKNQEAADNVENNETVEGAETVESAVTESAEVVASNEEEVTSQEGLEIISLKKGDTVKGTIVKIEDNQAYVSIGYKYDGVIPIRELSSVQLDNAAAAVEVGQEVECKVVSINDNKESLVLSKRAIDSEKSWEDLEKYFASQESFEVTVADVVKGGLVADVGARGFIPASMVERHFVEDFSDYKGRTLRVKVKELDRENSKVILSAKEVLEEEFEANKQKIMAELSEGQIIEGTVQRLTQFGAFVDVGGVDGLVHVSEIAWNHVEKPSDVVSEGDKVRVKVLKVDPEKGKISLSIKAAAPGPWDSAAGKINIGDVVTGEVKRLVNFGAFVELLPGVEGLVHISQISHKHIGTPHEVLKEGQEVQVKVLDFNPSEKRVSLSIKETEEAPAPSARPERSNSRDRAPKEVLNNPNVSLSNEGLSFTLAERFGDKLDKFKGNN, encoded by the coding sequence ATGTCTGAAGAAATCAAGAATCAAGAAGCTGCGGATAACGTTGAGAATAACGAGACCGTAGAAGGGGCAGAAACTGTAGAATCCGCTGTAACCGAGTCTGCAGAAGTTGTTGCCAGCAATGAAGAAGAAGTGACAAGCCAGGAAGGTCTGGAAATCATTTCTCTGAAAAAAGGCGATACCGTGAAAGGAACAATCGTCAAAATTGAAGATAACCAAGCTTATGTAAGCATTGGATATAAATACGACGGCGTTATTCCTATTCGCGAATTGTCTTCCGTTCAGCTGGACAATGCCGCAGCAGCGGTAGAAGTCGGCCAGGAAGTGGAATGCAAGGTTGTCAGCATCAACGACAACAAGGAGAGCCTGGTGCTGTCCAAGCGTGCCATCGACAGCGAGAAATCATGGGAAGATCTGGAGAAGTATTTCGCTTCCCAGGAATCCTTCGAAGTTACTGTAGCTGATGTTGTCAAAGGCGGCCTTGTGGCTGACGTTGGCGCACGCGGCTTCATCCCGGCTTCCATGGTTGAGCGTCACTTCGTTGAAGATTTCAGCGACTACAAGGGCCGCACACTGCGTGTCAAAGTGAAAGAGCTTGACCGTGAGAACAGCAAGGTGATTCTCTCCGCCAAAGAAGTTCTGGAGGAAGAATTCGAAGCTAACAAGCAGAAGATTATGGCTGAGCTGTCTGAAGGCCAAATCATCGAAGGTACTGTTCAACGCCTGACTCAATTCGGCGCATTCGTTGATGTTGGCGGCGTAGACGGACTGGTTCACGTATCCGAGATCGCTTGGAACCATGTGGAGAAGCCATCCGATGTAGTATCCGAAGGTGACAAGGTTCGCGTTAAAGTACTTAAGGTTGATCCTGAAAAGGGCAAAATCAGCCTCAGCATCAAAGCAGCTGCTCCGGGTCCTTGGGATTCCGCAGCAGGCAAGATCAACATTGGCGATGTAGTTACGGGCGAAGTTAAACGCCTTGTGAACTTCGGCGCATTCGTTGAACTGCTGCCAGGCGTTGAAGGCCTTGTGCATATCTCCCAGATCTCCCACAAGCACATTGGTACTCCGCATGAAGTGCTCAAGGAAGGACAGGAAGTACAAGTGAAAGTACTTGACTTCAACCCATCCGAGAAGCGCGTCAGCCTGAGCATCAAGGAAACTGAAGAAGCTCCGGCTCCTTCGGCCAGACCAGAACGCAGCAACAGCAGAGACAGAGCGCCTAAGGAAGTGCTGAACAATCCTAACGTATCGCTCAGTAACGAAGG
- a CDS encoding lysophospholipid acyltransferase family protein has protein sequence MIYAFCVALLRMIYAILFPLKIVGRENVPKEGGVLLCANHISLLDPMTIGIKLKRQVRYMAKAELFNVPVLGWLIKQLGAFPVKRGGVSKESIKTSLNTLRSGHVMGIFPEGTRNSDSGSAKKGAASFALRSGAAVVPAAIIGSYKPFRRMTVVYGAPIDLSAFEGAGSDSLDAVTDVIMGRIHEMISTGKPSSR, from the coding sequence ATGATTTATGCATTTTGCGTGGCCTTGCTTCGTATGATTTATGCCATACTGTTCCCGCTCAAGATTGTGGGAAGAGAGAATGTGCCGAAGGAGGGTGGAGTCCTGCTCTGCGCGAATCACATCAGCCTGCTTGATCCCATGACGATCGGAATTAAGCTGAAGCGACAGGTACGATATATGGCCAAGGCGGAATTATTCAATGTTCCGGTGCTGGGCTGGCTCATTAAGCAATTGGGCGCATTTCCTGTCAAGCGTGGCGGCGTAAGCAAAGAATCCATTAAGACGTCTCTCAATACGCTTCGCAGCGGACATGTGATGGGCATCTTCCCGGAAGGAACGCGGAACTCCGATTCAGGTTCAGCCAAGAAGGGTGCGGCAAGCTTCGCGCTCCGCAGCGGCGCAGCCGTTGTACCGGCAGCCATTATCGGGTCCTACAAGCCGTTCCGCCGGATGACTGTTGTGTATGGGGCACCCATAGACCTCAGCGCATTTGAAGGTGCGGGAAGTGATTCTCTGGACGCTGTAACCGATGTAATTATGGGACGCATCCATGAAATGATCAGTACCGGCAAGCCCAGTTCGCGGTAA
- the cmk gene encoding (d)CMP kinase has product MDRQDTHTNDRINVAIDGPAGAGKSTVARLVARELSYIYVDTGAMYRAITWYMLREGIAAEEHELVDRKVQNMAIELLPEKDVQKVLINGEDMTPHIRSLQVSGQVSQYSKIEGVRSRLSHLQRQMALRKGVVMDGRDIGTTVLPDAEVKIFMTASVEERALRRYKELKDTETVTLQQLEHDIAARDRLDEGREISPLCRAEDAILLDTTHMDILQAVEAIVSHCRTYVNGERNHL; this is encoded by the coding sequence TTGGACAGGCAGGATACACATACTAACGACCGAATTAACGTCGCCATCGACGGACCTGCCGGGGCAGGCAAGAGCACTGTAGCCCGATTGGTAGCACGGGAGCTGTCTTACATTTATGTAGACACGGGTGCCATGTACCGGGCAATCACCTGGTATATGCTTCGTGAAGGCATAGCAGCAGAGGAGCATGAGCTGGTGGACCGGAAGGTCCAGAATATGGCGATTGAGCTTCTGCCTGAGAAAGATGTGCAGAAAGTGCTGATTAATGGGGAAGACATGACCCCGCATATCCGCAGTCTTCAGGTCAGCGGCCAGGTGTCGCAGTATTCGAAGATTGAGGGTGTTAGATCCAGACTGAGTCACTTGCAGCGTCAGATGGCGCTCCGCAAGGGAGTCGTGATGGATGGCCGGGATATCGGTACAACCGTACTGCCGGATGCCGAAGTGAAGATTTTCATGACGGCAAGTGTGGAGGAGCGTGCTCTCCGTCGTTACAAGGAACTGAAGGATACGGAAACAGTGACTCTCCAGCAGCTTGAACATGATATTGCAGCGCGGGACCGGCTTGATGAAGGCCGGGAGATTTCACCGCTGTGCCGTGCCGAGGATGCTATTCTTCTGGATACGACGCATATGGATATCCTTCAGGCCGTGGAAGCCATCGTCTCCCACTGCAGAACCTATGTTAACGGGGAGAGAAATCATCTATGA
- a CDS encoding flagellar brake protein, translating to MYPKINEYLYLQVASSDAAESEIQYRARIADMEDESILIEIPMQESNGRLKKLFVGDELSVYFLTEGGIKNYFNTHVLGFKEDVIRMVRLRKPAAESIFKIQRRSFFRVNAELELAVKDALGSRFLVRTEDIGGGGTSFLSDAKIALEVADKLACWLLVSYRNGSTEHVNFEGEIVRIKPLETGRNLVMVKFSAISDTERQKIIRYCFERQFDFRNR from the coding sequence TTGTATCCCAAAATCAATGAATATCTATACCTCCAGGTGGCGTCCAGCGATGCGGCAGAGTCTGAGATCCAGTACCGGGCAAGGATTGCGGACATGGAGGATGAGAGTATCCTGATAGAGATCCCTATGCAGGAGAGCAACGGCCGGCTTAAGAAGCTGTTCGTCGGTGATGAGCTGTCGGTGTATTTTCTCACAGAGGGCGGCATCAAGAATTACTTCAATACTCATGTGCTCGGCTTCAAGGAAGATGTCATCCGGATGGTCCGGCTGCGCAAGCCAGCGGCGGAGTCCATCTTCAAAATTCAGCGGCGCAGCTTCTTCCGTGTCAATGCCGAGCTGGAGCTGGCCGTTAAGGATGCCCTGGGCAGCCGCTTTCTGGTGCGCACCGAGGATATTGGCGGCGGCGGGACGTCATTCTTAAGCGATGCGAAGATTGCTTTGGAGGTGGCCGACAAGCTGGCCTGCTGGCTGCTCGTCTCCTACCGCAACGGAAGCACGGAGCATGTTAATTTCGAAGGCGAGATTGTACGGATCAAACCGCTGGAGACCGGGCGGAATCTGGTCATGGTTAAATTCTCGGCCATTTCCGATACGGAGCGGCAAAAAATTATCCGGTACTGCTTTGAACGCCAGTTCGATTTCCGCAACCGCTGA
- the ypeB gene encoding germination protein YpeB yields MYKRLSAIMFPLTALLLLGALVWGYQENQEKNSILIKAENQYQRAFHDLSFHVERLHGELGNTLAVNTTSNGMHRKGLVNVWRITSEAQNEINQLPLTLLPFSETEEFLSKIANFSYKAAVRDFTKKPLTEGEMANLKTLYQNSAEISKDLQKVQDKVIGKKLRWMDVETALATEQKAEDNTIIDGFKTVDKRVAAYPELDYGPSVASIYDKRSVKKLGGKPVTADQIKGKAMKFAELGGQAQVKIQENGKGTEWASYTATVTSAEHKKPVSMDFTAEGGLLISYNDNREVGPAKVSMKQAVEKAGKFLKKKGYPGMTAVSADRYDNLGNLTFVSSQDGVLIYPEKMTVRVGLDTGEAIGFQASDYVNEHKEKRVLPKPKLSLAEARAMLNPEFKELYNRLAWIENEDAVELLTYEFGGKINGSQFRIYLNADDGNEEAVEQIRTSSGAQDK; encoded by the coding sequence ATGTACAAAAGATTAAGTGCCATAATGTTCCCGCTTACCGCACTCTTGCTGCTTGGAGCGCTCGTCTGGGGGTATCAGGAGAATCAGGAGAAGAATTCGATTCTGATCAAAGCGGAGAATCAGTATCAGCGCGCGTTCCATGATCTCTCCTTCCATGTGGAGCGGCTTCACGGTGAGCTGGGCAATACGCTTGCGGTGAACACCACCTCTAATGGAATGCACCGCAAGGGACTGGTCAATGTATGGCGGATTACCAGCGAGGCGCAGAACGAGATTAACCAGCTGCCGCTGACGCTGCTGCCGTTCAGTGAGACGGAGGAGTTCCTCTCCAAGATCGCTAATTTCTCTTACAAAGCTGCGGTGCGTGACTTCACCAAGAAGCCGCTGACAGAGGGGGAGATGGCGAATCTGAAGACACTCTACCAGAATTCGGCTGAAATCTCCAAGGACCTGCAGAAGGTTCAGGACAAGGTCATCGGCAAAAAGCTGCGCTGGATGGATGTAGAGACTGCACTGGCTACAGAGCAGAAGGCCGAAGATAACACGATCATCGACGGATTCAAAACCGTGGATAAACGCGTGGCGGCTTACCCGGAGCTGGACTACGGCCCTTCGGTTGCAAGTATCTATGATAAGCGGTCGGTGAAAAAGCTGGGCGGCAAGCCGGTTACCGCTGACCAGATCAAGGGCAAGGCGATGAAGTTCGCCGAGCTGGGCGGGCAGGCACAGGTGAAGATTCAGGAGAATGGGAAGGGAACGGAGTGGGCTTCTTATACAGCGACTGTGACTTCAGCAGAGCATAAGAAGCCGGTCTCGATGGACTTCACGGCGGAAGGCGGACTGCTGATCTCTTACAACGACAACCGCGAGGTAGGGCCGGCCAAAGTATCCATGAAGCAGGCTGTGGAGAAGGCGGGCAAGTTCCTGAAGAAGAAGGGATATCCCGGCATGACCGCAGTCAGTGCTGACCGGTACGATAATCTGGGCAATCTGACCTTTGTCAGCAGCCAGGACGGCGTGCTCATCTATCCCGAGAAAATGACGGTTCGTGTTGGACTGGATACGGGGGAGGCCATAGGATTTCAGGCAAGTGACTATGTGAATGAGCATAAGGAGAAGCGTGTGCTGCCGAAGCCGAAGCTTTCCTTGGCTGAAGCCAGAGCGATGCTTAACCCGGAGTTCAAGGAGCTCTATAACCGGCTGGCCTGGATCGAGAATGAAGATGCGGTGGAGCTGCTGACCTATGAATTCGGGGGCAAAATCAACGGCTCACAGTTCAGGATTTATCTGAATGCCGATGACGGTAATGAGGAAGCGGTGGAACAGATCCGCACCTCCTCGGGAGCACAGGATAAATAG
- the prsW gene encoding glutamic-type intramembrane protease PrsW — translation MLLLSVISSAVAPGLALLTFFYLKDKYDQEPLHMVLKVFLLGLMIVLPVMIIQRGLVLGLDGGPYVDSFLISAGVEEALKWFVLYHMIYNHTEFDEPYDGILYAVAISLGFATIENVMYAWYSNASIGTMILRALLPVSGHAMFGVIMGYHMGRAKFSGGVKTRKILLISLLLPWLWHGIYDFLLATTANYWIWFIVPLMAVLWYGGMGKVARANSRSPFRFLKREEEVNL, via the coding sequence GTGCTTTTGTTATCGGTTATTTCGTCAGCAGTTGCACCGGGACTTGCGCTGCTGACTTTTTTCTACCTGAAAGACAAGTATGATCAGGAACCGCTCCATATGGTGCTTAAGGTGTTCCTGCTTGGCCTGATGATCGTGCTGCCGGTGATGATTATCCAGAGGGGACTTGTGCTGGGGCTGGACGGCGGTCCTTATGTGGATTCCTTTCTGATCTCAGCCGGGGTGGAAGAGGCCCTGAAGTGGTTTGTGCTGTACCATATGATTTACAATCATACCGAATTTGACGAGCCCTATGATGGAATACTATATGCCGTAGCGATTTCGCTCGGCTTCGCAACAATAGAGAATGTAATGTATGCATGGTACAGCAATGCTTCAATCGGCACCATGATTCTAAGGGCGCTGCTTCCAGTCTCCGGACATGCCATGTTCGGGGTAATTATGGGCTACCATATGGGCAGAGCCAAGTTCTCCGGCGGGGTCAAGACCCGTAAGATTCTGCTGATTTCCTTGCTTCTGCCCTGGCTGTGGCATGGAATCTATGATTTTCTGCTCGCGACGACAGCTAACTACTGGATCTGGTTTATCGTGCCTCTGATGGCAGTTTTATGGTACGGAGGCATGGGGAAGGTAGCGCGGGCTAACAGCCGTTCCCCGTTTCGCTTTTTGAAGCGTGAGGAAGAGGTTAACCTATAA
- a CDS encoding genetic competence negative regulator, translated as MRIERLSQDKIRIFLTFDDLSERGIQKEDMWQEVPKVHDLFTEMMDQAYSELGFDATGPLAVEVFALPAQGMVVIVTRGKYDHHQYGGAGEDELPEEIYEMEVTLEQSDSIVYAFRDFEVLVEAAHVLIGNITSQGQLYSYNDKWYLYFDPKEFEEAALSGLVGVLAEFGDSSPVTQAVLAEYGKTVMAENAIQTLCNHFKRQE; from the coding sequence ATGAGAATAGAGCGATTAAGTCAAGATAAGATACGGATTTTCCTCACTTTTGACGACCTGAGCGAGCGGGGCATCCAGAAGGAAGACATGTGGCAGGAGGTTCCCAAGGTGCACGACCTCTTTACGGAAATGATGGATCAGGCGTACAGCGAGCTGGGTTTTGACGCTACGGGTCCGCTTGCCGTGGAAGTGTTCGCATTGCCCGCGCAAGGCATGGTCGTTATTGTGACCCGGGGGAAATATGATCACCATCAGTACGGTGGGGCCGGGGAAGATGAATTGCCTGAAGAGATTTACGAAATGGAAGTTACTCTTGAACAAAGCGACTCCATTGTATATGCTTTCCGCGATTTCGAGGTTCTGGTGGAAGCAGCTCATGTGCTCATCGGCAATATTACTTCTCAAGGACAACTGTATTCTTATAATGATAAATGGTACCTCTACTTCGATCCGAAGGAATTTGAAGAGGCTGCACTGTCAGGGCTGGTAGGCGTGCTCGCTGAATTCGGAGATTCCTCTCCGGTAACTCAGGCTGTTCTGGCCGAATACGGCAAGACGGTTATGGCGGAGAATGCGATTCAGACGCTGTGCAATCATTTCAAACGCCAGGAATAA
- a CDS encoding polysaccharide deacetylase family protein encodes MKKVGKATITLLLAACLLSACTSGGNTGSQAAEKTPQPAAATEAAETAASATPGATASAAPEATASPEATPAAASDAQVPLLYHMNKNYDIVPNDPATNKKVVLLTFDDGPKEAELINPLMDTLDKHKAKAIFFVNGYRVKEHPELLELIHKRGGVLGNHSWDHIVLKDKPEAEVKKQIEDVQNIVKEITGETPHFFRPPHGAGGDVGKKIAAANGMLYMTWSNGSLDWEMKAKDTGKTEKLIKNVTDQLHSGSNILMHELPWTVEALDTLLTTLEGKGYSFVDPRSIELKMR; translated from the coding sequence ATGAAAAAAGTGGGTAAAGCAACAATAACGCTGCTCCTGGCGGCTTGTCTGCTGTCAGCTTGCACTAGCGGCGGGAATACAGGCAGCCAGGCTGCGGAGAAGACGCCTCAGCCTGCGGCAGCAACAGAGGCGGCGGAGACAGCCGCATCTGCTACACCTGGGGCAACAGCCTCAGCTGCACCTGAGGCCACCGCCTCACCGGAGGCTACGCCTGCGGCAGCCAGCGATGCGCAGGTACCGCTGCTGTATCATATGAACAAGAATTATGACATTGTCCCGAATGATCCGGCGACGAATAAGAAGGTTGTCCTGCTGACCTTCGACGACGGGCCGAAGGAAGCGGAATTAATCAATCCGCTGATGGATACGCTGGACAAGCACAAGGCCAAGGCGATCTTCTTCGTCAATGGTTACCGGGTGAAGGAGCATCCCGAGCTGCTGGAGCTGATCCACAAACGGGGCGGCGTGCTCGGCAACCATAGCTGGGATCACATCGTGCTGAAGGATAAGCCGGAAGCCGAAGTGAAGAAGCAGATTGAAGATGTGCAGAATATCGTCAAGGAAATTACCGGTGAGACCCCTCACTTCTTCCGCCCGCCGCATGGTGCCGGCGGTGACGTAGGCAAAAAAATTGCCGCTGCAAACGGCATGCTCTATATGACCTGGTCCAATGGCTCCCTCGACTGGGAGATGAAGGCCAAGGATACGGGCAAAACGGAGAAGCTGATCAAGAATGTAACCGATCAGCTGCACTCCGGCAGCAATATTCTGATGCATGAGCTTCCTTGGACGGTAGAGGCACTTGACACTCTGCTGACTACGCTTGAAGGCAAGGGCTACAGCTTTGTAGATCCGCGCAGCATTGAGCTGAAGATGCGCTAA
- a CDS encoding metallophosphoesterase, with protein MGLLMVAAAFKKRLNHQDIVLERLPTVFDGYRILFITDIHRRRLPEEMLTPLRGKVDAVFLGGDMTEKGASIERLLKNMTLAASVAPVYAVHGNHDYRANISLVDNIIRGSGARLLVDENCVIERDGAQFILTGVDFPRQGGKKAYGPLSAVAEADAEAFRIILVHDPLWLSRQQEVPADLILAGHTHGGQVVLPLIGNRHTDEFYRRYNAGMYEIPRSYNAGLPPLKMLISRGFGTAHLPLRWRSPAEMHVLTLRCGRQHSGSQRFNVMDT; from the coding sequence ATGGGCCTCCTTATGGTTGCTGCTGCCTTCAAGAAACGGTTGAATCATCAGGATATTGTACTGGAGCGGCTTCCTACCGTCTTCGACGGCTACCGGATACTGTTCATTACGGATATTCACCGCCGCCGTCTGCCGGAGGAGATGCTGACCCCGCTGCGGGGGAAGGTGGACGCTGTCTTCCTGGGCGGTGATATGACGGAGAAGGGTGCTTCCATAGAACGCCTGTTGAAAAATATGACTCTGGCCGCTTCGGTTGCCCCTGTATATGCCGTACATGGGAATCATGATTACAGGGCGAATATCAGTCTGGTGGATAACATCATCCGGGGAAGCGGAGCCAGGCTGCTGGTGGATGAGAACTGTGTCATTGAGCGGGACGGTGCTCAGTTTATTCTGACCGGGGTGGATTTCCCACGGCAAGGCGGCAAGAAGGCCTATGGGCCGCTGTCTGCTGTGGCTGAAGCGGATGCGGAAGCCTTCCGGATTATCCTCGTGCATGATCCGCTCTGGCTGTCCCGGCAGCAGGAGGTTCCGGCTGACCTGATTCTGGCCGGGCATACCCATGGAGGCCAGGTTGTACTGCCCTTGATCGGGAACCGGCATACCGATGAGTTCTACCGCAGGTATAATGCGGGGATGTATGAGATCCCCCGGAGCTATAATGCGGGTCTCCCGCCGCTGAAGATGCTGATCAGCCGGGGGTTCGGTACGGCGCATCTGCCGCTGCGCTGGCGCAGTCCGGCCGAGATGCATGTGCTGACCCTGCGCTGCGGACGGCAGCACTCCGGATCGCAGAGATTCAATGTGATGGACACATAA
- a CDS encoding CPBP family intramembrane glutamic endopeptidase encodes MKKFKLGDIKIKKADPQQLTDKLLLINLYITQGLTLFIGLIWILLQKRNPIHILNFPDSVHFVYWGLGLAVIMLAVDFLLTHIVPEDSMDDGGINELLFGKRPLWHIVVISAVVAVCEELLFRGAIQHSLGPYWTSILFAVIHVRYLRHWIPTGWVFLSSYGLGLIYIHSGSLWAPILCHFLIDLFSGMVIRYRRVS; translated from the coding sequence ATGAAAAAATTCAAATTGGGTGACATCAAAATTAAAAAGGCCGATCCACAGCAGTTAACAGACAAGCTGTTACTCATTAATCTGTACATTACTCAGGGCCTTACCTTATTTATCGGTTTGATATGGATATTATTGCAGAAAAGAAATCCTATTCACATATTAAATTTTCCGGATAGTGTACATTTCGTGTACTGGGGCCTTGGCCTTGCAGTTATTATGCTTGCTGTTGACTTCCTGCTGACCCATATTGTTCCTGAAGACAGCATGGATGACGGGGGGATTAATGAGCTGCTGTTCGGCAAACGGCCGCTGTGGCATATTGTGGTCATTTCGGCGGTGGTTGCGGTGTGCGAGGAGCTGCTCTTCCGCGGAGCGATCCAGCATTCGCTTGGGCCGTACTGGACGAGTATACTGTTTGCCGTTATTCATGTCCGTTATCTGCGGCACTGGATTCCAACGGGCTGGGTCTTCCTCAGCAGCTATGGTCTTGGACTTATCTACATCCATTCGGGCAGTCTGTGGGCACCTATCTTGTGCCATTTCCTTATAGATTTGTTCTCCGGTATGGTTATTCGTTACAGGAGGGTATCATGA
- the serA gene encoding phosphoglycerate dehydrogenase — protein MFKVLVSDPISDLGIQQLMDASDVTVDKKTGLSEDELVAIIGEYDGLLVRSQTTVTDKIIAAGTNLKVIGRAGVGVDNIKLESATQRGVVVINAPDGNTITTCEHAFAMMMALARHIPQAYAKTISGVWDRKTFLGVELRGKTLGVLGMGRIGSEVAKRAKAFGMSILAYDPFLTADRAEKMEVKLASVDDIVRGADFITVHTPLTPETRHMISRPQFEVMKKGMRIINCARGGVIDEMALVEAIDSGIVAGAAFDVFEKEPPEADHPFLTHPKIIVTPHLGASTIEAQENVAIDVSEQVLHILRNEPFINAVNIPPVAPSVMNKLQPYFTLGEKLGSFATQITDGAIREIHVEYAGDLSDVDTQPLTRYVVKGVLTRHFAGDVNIVNSMHLAKTRDVNVVVTKASKTKGFTNLITVTLKAEHDEERLVAGTLLQGYGERIVKVNKFPVDIAPEGHQLVISHNDKPGIIGLVGTLLGENGVNIASMQVGRTIIGGAAIMLLTVDKGVPKEVLVKLAGLPEINTAEEIILL, from the coding sequence ATGTTTAAAGTATTAGTATCGGACCCGATCAGCGATTTGGGCATTCAGCAATTGATGGACGCAAGCGATGTGACTGTAGACAAGAAAACAGGACTAAGTGAAGATGAGCTAGTTGCAATCATTGGCGAATATGACGGCTTACTCGTTCGCAGCCAGACTACCGTGACTGACAAAATTATCGCCGCCGGTACTAATCTCAAGGTTATCGGCCGGGCCGGAGTCGGCGTGGACAACATCAAGCTGGAGTCAGCCACGCAGCGCGGTGTAGTCGTTATCAATGCTCCGGACGGCAATACCATTACAACCTGTGAACATGCTTTTGCCATGATGATGGCCTTGGCCCGTCATATTCCTCAAGCCTATGCGAAGACGATTTCCGGCGTATGGGACAGAAAAACCTTCCTCGGCGTAGAGCTGCGCGGCAAAACACTGGGCGTACTCGGCATGGGCCGGATCGGCAGCGAGGTGGCCAAGCGCGCCAAAGCCTTCGGCATGAGCATCCTGGCCTATGACCCGTTCCTGACAGCTGACCGTGCAGAGAAAATGGAAGTGAAGCTGGCTTCGGTAGACGACATTGTGCGCGGTGCAGACTTCATCACCGTTCACACACCGCTCACCCCTGAGACCCGCCACATGATCTCCCGTCCGCAATTCGAAGTGATGAAAAAAGGCATGCGCATCATCAACTGTGCCCGCGGCGGTGTCATCGATGAAATGGCGCTGGTAGAAGCGATTGACAGCGGTATTGTAGCCGGTGCTGCGTTCGACGTCTTCGAGAAGGAGCCGCCTGAAGCAGACCACCCGTTCCTTACACATCCGAAGATTATTGTGACTCCGCATCTGGGTGCTTCGACGATTGAAGCCCAGGAGAACGTGGCCATCGATGTATCCGAGCAGGTCCTCCATATCCTGCGCAACGAACCGTTCATCAACGCGGTGAACATTCCGCCGGTTGCACCTAGCGTGATGAACAAGCTGCAGCCGTACTTCACCCTCGGCGAGAAGCTGGGCAGCTTCGCTACGCAGATTACGGACGGAGCGATCCGCGAGATCCATGTGGAATATGCCGGTGATCTCTCGGATGTGGATACCCAGCCGCTTACCCGCTATGTCGTCAAAGGTGTGCTCACCCGCCACTTTGCCGGAGATGTGAACATCGTCAACTCGATGCATCTGGCGAAGACCCGTGATGTGAATGTAGTGGTGACCAAGGCTTCCAAAACCAAAGGCTTCACCAACCTCATCACGGTAACACTCAAGGCTGAGCATGATGAAGAGCGTCTGGTCGCCGGTACCCTGCTGCAGGGCTATGGCGAACGGATCGTTAAGGTCAACAAGTTCCCGGTCGATATTGCTCCGGAAGGCCATCAGCTTGTCATCTCGCACAACGATAAGCCGGGTATCATCGGACTCGTCGGCACCCTGCTTGGCGAGAACGGCGTCAATATCGCATCCATGCAGGTTGGCCGGACTATCATCGGCGGAGCGGCCATCATGCTCCTGACCGTTGATAAGGGTGTACCGAAGGAGGTCCTGGTGAAGCTGGCCGGACTGCCGGAGATCAACACCGCTGAGGAGATCATTCTGCTCTAA